The genomic interval tgcagaacaccagctgagagtggacagaagtacctgaccagtggaaaagaatatatagaaccatgcaaaattCGGTAGGGTGAaggaattaggggaaaaaaacaggagcattaataggactggacctgccctagGTGGGTGGGGGAACAGAAGCAGGGCTCTGATTACCACATCAAGGCAACTGTctaagtcagaggagaaacatttaaggctgagagtgaaacagctgatctgtagcagcctaaatggaatgagaatcaggctGTCCTTGCCACAGCTGTACATACCcggacagggatgcaggtcccctggaaggtgcagagactgggagctggagtttaaggactgtggagcaatcccagggggATTGAGGGAATAtaagggaggagactgtggtagGAAATGCCCATGGAAGAAagccgggcagccatggaagcaacgTGATACTGCTGAATCATGCATAGTGGGTGGAGCCATCAtcatagcctctctccccacatgccagcactgacagctgaacaacagagaggctggcccatcaaacgcctgattcactgaactacagagtaggaccccacccacaGTGCTCCTTTAAGTACCTGACATGCCAATCTACAGAGTAAGAGCCCAGCTTGGGGGGcccccctctatgtgcctgatgtgccAAATGACGAAGAATGACCCCAGGCAATGGGAGACCTCTAAATACCAGAATaggcagagctacagagaaagactggccaaagaggccttctgatcaccagctacaaaaggcttgaaaaaagactctgatagggccttAACACCTGCGGTGGAGGCAGTGTGTGTCCCTGAACACTTGGCActaccagggtccctgcaagccaagcagctgtgccaccttcacacTCAATTCTCACTGGGgcggagctgccacaggcaaaaaaagtcttgtgtctatgcacacagagttgcttcagtcatgtccagctttttgtgatccTGTAgactggcctgccaggcttctctgtcaggggagTTCACCAGACAGGAATATGGGAGTGTATTgaccaatactggttgccatacccttctagagcactatatttcctgctgccctagccgccgaTCCCCCTGAGTACTTGGTGCGGCCAGGATCCCTGAGactcaagcagctgcaccacctccacacctggccctcacaggggtaGACCcaagacctccagggaagcctcaggagcaaaccctaatggatgacccacatgcagaggtgaaaataaaacaattgaaATCCAGGGGCAGTGTTGCTAAGGAAGAAGAACCAAAACCTTTCTACTATATGTACAAGCTACAAATTctacatgatcaactaggcagactctgtgtctatggactatataaaaggacattgagagctccctGAAAAGAAAATGCACTCGTTCTGATAGCTGcagacattggaggcaagaacacacaagaGTAGGActagattagaatctgagctgcccccgcagcaggtccagagaacagcacagtgttggagggcatcctagggaggtgaggtggactgtgactcccagtgagggaaaggactctgacagcagtgactcaagaaaaacatttattattcttatgcttTGACTTATTCTGTAGATTCTTTgcgaatttttttttctttcttttattgcctattttcccccctctgttgtagttgttgattttactgGCACTATGAAGtataattaagcttttgagctttttttttcttattcacattttttattgttgttataaacctctgcctctatgttgggttTTTACAGTTTTGTGGAattatcctttctctctctctgtctctctttttgatttaaatttttttaatctatttttattttttctacatttattcatttgtttgcttttcctactgttcttttccccttgcagttaatctttaatgcatataaatcttcatctacctctatttaacattgcatttctcttctttctttcttttctctctttcctttcctttcaacatatttgttagttttgtttgcaTTAATTTATTCCCCAATTAGCACATTGCTTTAGTTTTGCTTCTCAGTCtgtgcttaagttagttttgttcttaactggtaaataaaattttttatttcctttgttcaccaggccAGTCTActgcactttatttttgttgaactgCTTGACTTTGCTAatgggtatatatatgtgtgtgtgtgtgtgtctattccaatattttcatcattatttgcctgattttgtaactgccatttgtctggggttcatttttggtttctcattttttggtatttgttttaatctcacttaaggccataacaaaccacttgtggaatctttgttcctgaccagaaatCAAGCCCTGAGCATTTGGAGTGGAAGCACTGAtgccaagaccctagactaccaaagAACTAACTATAGGGAGTATCAAAGAgagagaactcacacaaaggaaaccacttgaatagaagacccagcatcacccaaccaccagtagcaccctgtgcaggatgcctcatctaaacaacaaacaataaaaaagtaCAAACCtactcatcagcagacaggattaccacctcactcaaccttgcccatcagaggaaaaacaaacaaacaaacaaaaaactcagcacaagtctcaccctatatgaagcttgtacaaaccactggaccaagctTATGAGGGCAGAAacctaaaggaagaaaaaaaatcaaccttgaagcctgggaaatggACACCTCAAACacactaagttaaaaaaaaataatgaaaaggcagagaaatactacataaATGAAGGATCACACTAGAAACACAgatgtccaaataaatgaagaggaaataggcaaaatacctgaaaaagaattcagaatgatgatagtaaagatgatcaaaaaccttgaaaacaaaatgaagaaaatgtaagaatcaattaacaaagacttagaagaattaaagaataaaacatacagagacaaacaacacaattactgaaattaaaaataccctggaaggaaacaatagcagaatatctgaaacagaagaatgaatcagtgatctGTAAggtaaaatggtgtgaaaaacatctgAAGAGCAGAGTAAagtaaaaaggatgaaaagaactgaggatagacTCAGAGACCTCTGGTAAAATATCAAATGCactaacattcaaattataggggtcccagaagaagaagagaaaaagaaagggtgtgagaaaattcttgaagagagtATAGTTGAAAATTAccccaacatggaaaagtaaatagtcaatcaagtccaagaggtgcaaagagtctcatacaggataaaccctaggagaaacacaccaagacacatactaatcaaactaacaaagattaaatacaaagaaagaatattaaaagcaacaaggggaaagcaacaagtaacatacaagggaaatcccatatgcttagcagctgatctttcagcagaaactctgcaggccagaagggaatggcagaatatatttaaagtactgaaaaggaaaaatctacaaccaacatTACTGTACCcgacaaggatctcattcaaaattgatggagaaataaaaagctcttcagacaagcaaaagttaagagaattcagtgccaccaaaccagctttaaaacaaatgttaaagggacttacatagtcaAAAAATACAGGAGAAGGGAAAAgttctacaaaatcaaccccaaacaatgaagaaaatgacaataggaacatatatatcaataattactttaaatgtaaacatattaaatgctccaaccaaaagacacagactggctgaatggatacaaaaacaagacccatatatatgttgtctacaagaaacccacctcagacctaaagacacatatagactgaaaatgagaggatggaaatgtatattccatgcaaataagaagcaaaagaaagctggagtagcaatccccacatcagacaaaatagaccttacaacaaagaagattacaagaaatAAGGATTACAAGAGATCAGATTACATACTGATCAAGgggtcaatccaagaggaagacataacaattgtaaatatctatgcacccaacataggagcacctcaatacataagacaaacactaacagacataaaaggagaaactgacagtaacacaataataggagactttaacaccccactcacaccaatggacagaccatcaaaagagaaaattaataaggaaacacaagtcttaaatgatagaTTATATGaggtggatctcattgatatctttgggacatttcatccaaatgtggaagaatacaccttcttctcaagtgcacatgaaacattctccaggatagaccacatcttgggtcacaaatcaaacctcagtaaattttaaaaaattgaaatcatatcaggcatcttttctgaacacaaggctatgagactagatatcaatttcaaggaaaaaaactgcaagaaacaaaaacacatggagattaaacaatacgttTCTAAATAgtcaacaggttactgaagaaatcaaaaaggaaataaaaaaacttctagaaacaaatgaaaatgaaaacacggcAACTGATAACCTATAGGGTGCAGCAAAATAAGTtataagaaggaagtttatagcaatacaatcctacctcaagaaacaagaaaaacatggaatacacaacctaactttacacctaaaacaactgcaaaaagaagaagaaaaaaaattagtagaaagaaataacttataaagatccaagcaaagaaataaatgaaaaagaaataaaggaacaatagtaaagattaataagactaaaagctgcttctttgagaagataaacaaaattgacaaacttttagccagactcatcaagaaaaaaggagagaagaatcaaatcaacaaaattagaaatgaaaaaggagaggttacagcagacaatgcagaaatacaaaggattataagagactaatatgaacaactatatggcaataaaatggataacctggaagaaatggacagatttttagaaaagttcaatcttccaagactgaaccaggaagaaataggaattatgaacaacccaattacaagcactgaaattgaagctgtgatccaaaatctcccagaaaacaaaagcacaggatcagatggcttcacaagagaattctaacatttagagaagagataatgcctatccttctaaaactctttccaaaaattgcagatgaaggaacacttccaaactcctcattctacaaggccaccatcaccctgataccaaaaccatacaaagacaacacataaaaaagaaaactacagaccaatatcactgatgagcatagatacacatatcctcaacaaaattttagcaaacagaattcagcaacacatcaaaaaattcacacaccatgatcaacttgggtttattccagggatgcaagggttcttcaacatacacaaatcaatcagtgtgatacaccatgttaataaattgaaagataaaaattgtatgataatctcaatagatgcataaaaatcctttgacaaaatttagcacccatttatgattaaaactcttcaaaaaatgggcatagaacctacctcaatataataaaggccatatatgataagcctacagaaaacattattttcaagGGTGAAAAACTTAAAGCATTccccttaagatcaggaacaagacaagggtgtccacttcaccactattattcaacttAGTTTTGGAAATCTAGTACatcattcagagaagaaaaagaaagaaaatgaatccagattggaaaagaagtaaagttctcattgcctgcagatgacatgatactgtacatagaaaactctaaagataccatcagaaaattactagagttaatcagtgaatttagcaaagttgcaggatacaaaatcaatacacagaaaccacttgcatttctatatactagcaatgaaaagtcagaaagagaaattaaggaatcaatccccttcaccattgcaacaaaaagaactaaatatctaggaataaacttatctaagaagacaaaaaaatgtactgatgaaagaaatcaaagacaatataaacaaatggagagagagTCTatgtccctgggtcagaagaatcaatattgtgaaaatactatactaccaaatgcaatctacagattcaatgtgatccctatcaaactaccaatgacatttttcacagaactagataaaaaattttcacaatgtatatggaaacacaaaagaccctgaatagccaaagcagtcttgagaaagaagaatggagctggaggaatcaaccttcctgacttcagattatactacaaagccacagtcattaagacagtctggtactggcacaaaaacagaaatatagaacaaagGAACAAAACAGACATCCCAGAAATTAACCTATGCACCTATGGCTACCTTAGTTTtgtaaaggaggcaagaatatacaatggggcaaagacagcctcttcaataaatggtgctgagaaaactggacagctacatataaaagaatgaaattggaacacttcctaacaccatatacaaagataaactcaaaattaattaaagacctaaatgtaagaccagaaactataaaactcttagaggaaaacataggcaggacactcgatgacataaatcaaagcaggatactctatgacccgcctcctacagtaaaggaaataaaaacaaaagcaaacaagtgggacctgattaaacttcaaagcttttgcacagcaaaggaaactataagcaaggtgaaaagaaaaccctcagaatgggagaaaataatagcaaatgaaacaactgacaaaggattaatttccaaaatttacaggtagctcatataactcagtaccagaaaaaaaacaacccaatcaaaaagtggaaaaaaacctaagcagacatttctccaaagaagacataagatggctaaacacataaaacaaacatatgaaaaatgctcaatgttgctcattattagagaaatgaaaatcaaaactacaatgaaatatcacctcacacctgtcagaatggccatcgtcaaaaagtctacaaacaataaatgctggagaggttgtggagaaaagggaacaaacACTATTGCACTGCTGGTTGgaaagtaaattgatacagcccctatggaagacagtatggacattccttaaaaaactaggaataaaaccaccatatgacccagcaatcccactcttaggcatataccctgaggaaaccaaaattgagaaagacacatgtatcccactgttcattgcagcactatttacaatagctagaacatgaaagtaacctagatgtccatcgacaaatgaatggataaagaagtgtggtacatatacacaatggaatattactcagccatgaaaagggatgcatttgagtcagttctaatgacgtggatgaacctagaacctattatacagagtgaagtaaatcagaaatagaaagataaatattgtattctaacacatatatatggaatctagaaaaatggttctgaagagtTTATTTggagggcagcaatggagaaacagacatagagaatagacttatggaaatggggagaggggaggagagggtgagatgtatggaaagagtaacatggaaactttcattaccatatgtaaaatagatagccaacgggaatttgctgtatggctcaggaaactcaaataggggctctgtatcaacctaggggtgtgggatggggagcgagataggagggaggttcaaaagggaggggatatatgtatacctatggctgattcacgttgaggtttgacagaaaacaataaaattctgtaaagcaattacccttcaataaaataattaatttttaaaaacgttttaaaaaagaaacaaaatccaaaataaaataaaaaagaaagaatcatgtAGTCTTGCGTTGTCCtggttttaagtaaaaataaaagacaattttcactttcatcaaagaatTTTATTGAACAACATATTCACTGTTTTGTTCTACTAATTTCTGCCAtatttcaggcaacttcataattcacAGTTGAATGATTATGCGTTTTCTGTTGACTAACTCTGGAGGCTTTTCATGGAGTACTGCTTTCAGTTGGTCTAACTGGGAGCAttacttgttggaattaattaTTTGGTTTTCTAGGAGGAGCTCATATTAATAACAGAGGACTCCTTTCCAATTCCAGCATacacaacatcaccttctttgggTGAACACCACCTTTGGTGTGGCTGgtggtgattcatttcacttgCACCATgatctcttccattccacatGATTACAGTATCCACTGTACATTGcctgtcacaatttgttttaaaaacagaacattttcaCTACATTTAAGTAGAGAATCACAAGCAGAAATACGGCCAAGAAGGTTTTTTCACTTATGTGAAATCCAGATATCAAGGCAATAAACATAATCAAGCTTGTGCAAATTATATTCTCACCTAATATCTTGATTTGATCGCTATCAACTTCAACTCATCTACCTAACCATGGAGCATCGtccagtgagaaatctccagTACAGAACTTCACAAACCACTTTGGACATGTTCgatcagtcacagcaccttctaCACAAATCCTTTTCCGTCTTTCAGTTGagattttacctttcttgaaataataaagcaccATAtgccaaaaaataagaaataaagtggCCAAAAAAAGGGAATGATTCATCTTTCAAGGATGCTTGCACCACCAAAGAAAATTATTGAATCTCCATAGATATAATGAGATTCAGTCAAGGAGTGATTATGATACACAAAAGGTCCTCAGTGTCCCTACTGTCATGTTAAACCATGGAAGAGAAGCAATAttcaggtgtaaagcaaagaAAGGCAAGGGGATCATAAGACTTACAAAAAACACGAGAGAGGTAGAATTTTTATATCTCCAAGTTTAGTTTTGCTACATTTTCAAGACTACACTCAAATGGGTGGCCAGGTCCTAAGAAGAGATTGTTCTGCTAAAGAGCCTCCACAAGGCCCTTTTGATGTCTttgttcctcaggctgtagatgaaggggttcagcatgggagTGACCACAGAGTACATCACCGAGGCTGCTACATTCTTCCTGGAAGATTGTGAAACAGCTGAGCTGAGATACTCACCTAGGGCTGTTccataaaataagcaaacaactGACAGGTGAGAaccacaggtggagaaggctttaTACCTCCCACCTGATGATGGGGCTCTCAGAATGGAGACAAGAATTttatagtaagaaaaaaagattccTGCGGTAGGGAGAAAACCAGACATGGCACCAATAATATACCTGACTATACTATTTGTGAGTATGTCAGAACAGGCAAGGTTGAGGAGTTGAGAAGGGTCACAGAAGAAACTAGAAATTTCTACATTCTCGAAGCAGGGAAGTTGTAGCACAATCACATTGTGCACCTGGGAGTCCAAAAGGCTAACCATAAAAGACACCAAAACTAAGCAGGAACAGGTGCGTGGGTTCATGACGACCATGTAATTCAGTGGGTGACAGATGGCCACAAACCtgtcataggccatcacagtaAGAAGAGTACAATCCATATACCCAAAAAGGATAAAAGTAGACATCTGTGTCAGGCAGCCCGTGTAGGAGATGACTCTGCTGTGACTTTGGATGTTCACAATCATCTTAGGGATGGTGGTGGAGACGAAACTGATGTCAGCCAAAgacaggttggagaggaagaagtacatgggagtgTGGAGGTGGGGATCAGAGGTGACAGCCAGGATGATGAACAGGTTCCCCAGAATGGTGACCAGGTACATAGACAGGAACAGGACGCAGAGCAAAAGCTGCAGTTCTGGATCATCTGAGAGTCCCAGGAGGAAAAATTCTGAGACATTTGCTAGATTTCTGATTCTGTGTAGGTTGGATatctttggaaaaagaaaagaggactgGAAAAATAGGAAATACACAAATGCTCATGCAACACTGTGTCCATATTTTGGATTCAACTTATTTATAAGATTATATATCCCAGTTCCTTCAACAATATTTCTCACTGTGACAAATTATATTTGCTTAGAATTTTTCCTCCTTGATTTCTGTGTTATACATGTCTGTCTATAAACTCTTAAATTATAAAACTTcacagaaaagtgaaagggaacaaGAACATTAGAGGTAATACATCCATGATCTCAGTTAAATACTGCCTACTCCTTTAGAAATAATCAGATCTGTTCTcaagagacacatgtactccaatgttcatcgcagcactgtttatgatagccaggacatggaagcaacctagatgcccatcagcagacgaatggataaggagtctgtggtacatatacactatggaatattgctcagccattaaaaagaatacatttgaatcagttctcatgagatggatgaaactggagcccattatacagagtgaagtaagccagaaagataaacaccagtacagtatactaatgcatatacatggaatttagaaagatggtaacaataaccttataagcaagatagaaaaagagacacagatgtacagaacagactttaggACTATATggtagaaggcgagggtgggatgatctgagagaacagcatcaaaacatgtatattatcaagtgtgaaacagattgccagtccagattggatgcatgagacatgtgcttggggctggtgcactgggatgacccagagggatgggatgggcaaggaggggggaggggggatcgggatggggaacacatgtaaatccatggctgattcatgtcaatgtatggcaaaaaccactacaatattgtaaagtaattagcctccaactaataaaaataaatgggaaaaagagaaataatacagaaagagaaattcccttccatttaagaaaaattatacttcaaagaaatgaaatatttgtataaatcttattttatttaaattatattctagatatttcctttatatggaatattttttaaatctctatgaTATGAAGGACTTGGTCATCTGGattctaaattaaaaatgaattttcacaGTCAGAAAACATTTTTAGGTGATAATCAGAATTTCATTGGTTTCTCTGTCTTCCCTCCTTCATGAAATAAGTGATTACTCAATTATCAGGgttctgttttaaaaatcacttagtATATACTTCATCTGACTTTGGTGGACTGAAAACTTTGATCTGCATGGTTTAATTAAGTGCACATGATCATAGAGCGTCAGTGACTATAATTATAGCATTTGTGTACAAAGCATTGTCAATgactaaataataatgaaattttagaaatgctcttgaaattttatttttatcttgtacAGTGTTATTTGTTTCCACACCATCTCAGTTAGATGTCTAATGTGTGAGACCCCTTTAGATTTTTTGGACTCTATTCTGTATTGGTGAAATAATACTACcttattgttttgcttttttgttttcagtttattgAAGTGATTGACAAAATTGCATATATTTGTGTTGTGCCACACACACAAAGGTTTTGAAGGTTTTGAAAagatgttttgaaaaatgaaaatcatcatTAAAATGATGATTTAATAAGATACAAATCGTGAATAACTACCACAATCAAATTAATTACTGTCTATGTCACCTTACATAGCTTCTATTTGTGCTCACACGCCTATGTGGTAAGTTAAACAGACCTCTCACAGCAGATTTCAAGAACGCAATACAAAATTATTAGCTATAGTCATCAGACTGCATTTTAGAGCCCCagaatgtattcattttataacaaagataaaacaaaagcTTATATCCTTTGACCAACATTTCTCCACCTTCTCCACTACCAGTTCTCACAACTACAGCTTTTTTTAAACTTcgtattttatgttggagtatagccagttaactatgctgtgatagtttcaggcgaacagcaaaggaactcagccatacaaataAATGTATCCATTCTGCCTCAAAATCCCCTTCCCTCCACGCT from Dama dama isolate Ldn47 chromosome 9, ASM3311817v1, whole genome shotgun sequence carries:
- the LOC133061253 gene encoding olfactory receptor 7E178-like — translated: MYLVTILGNLFIILAVTSDPHLHTPMYFFLSNLSLADISFVSTTIPKMIVNIQSHSRVISYTGCLTQMSTFILFGYMDCTLLTVMAYDRFVAICHPLNYMVVMNPRTCSCLVLVSFMVSLLDSQVHNVIVLQLPCFENVEISSFFCDPSQLLNLACSDILTNSIVRYIIGAMSGFLPTAGIFFSYYKILVSILRAPSSGGRYKAFSTCGSHLSVVCLFYGTALGEYLSSAVSQSSRKNVAASVMYSVVTPMLNPFIYSLRNKDIKRALWRLQDNARLHD